A window of the Eleutherodactylus coqui strain aEleCoq1 chromosome 8, aEleCoq1.hap1, whole genome shotgun sequence genome harbors these coding sequences:
- the LOC136577844 gene encoding histone H2B 1.1 yields MPDPAKSAPAPKKGSKKAVTKTQKKDGKKRRKTRKESYAIYVYKVLKQVHPDTGISSKAMGIMNSFVNDIFERIAGEASRLAHYNKRSTITSREIQTAVRLLLPGELAKHAVSEGTKAVTKYTSAK; encoded by the coding sequence ATGCCTGATCCCGCCAAGTCTGCTCCAGCGCCCAAGAAGGGCTCCAAGAAAGCCGTGACCAAGACTCAGAAGAAGGACGGCAAGAAGCGTAGGAAGACCAGGAAGGAGAGCTATGCCATCTACGTGTACAAGGTGCTGAAGCAGGTCCACCCCGACACCGGCATCTCCTCCAAGGCCATGGGCATCATGAACTCCTTCGTCAACGACATCTTCGAGCGCATCGCAGGGGAAGCCTCCCGCCTGGCTCACTACAACAAGCGCTCCACCATCACCTCCCGGGAGATTCAGACCGCCGTGCGCCTGCTTCTGCCTGGAGAGCTGGCCAAGCATGCCGTGTCCGAGGGCACCAAGGCCGTCACCAAGTACACCAGCGCCAAGTAA
- the LOC136577845 gene encoding histone H2A type 1-like, giving the protein MSGRGKQGGKVRAKAKTRSSRAGLQFPVGRVHRLLRKGNYAERVGAGAPVYMAAVLEYLTAEILELAGNAARDNKKTRIIPRHLQLAVRNDEELNKLLGGVTIAQGGVLPNIQAVLLPKKTESSKTSKSK; this is encoded by the coding sequence ATGTCTGGACGCGGCAAACAAGGAGGCAAAGTCCGTGCTAAGGCCAAGACTCGCTCATCCCGGGCAGGGCTGCAGTTCCCTGTCGGCCGTGTGCACAGGCTTCTCCGCAAGGGCAACTACGCTGAGAGGGTGGGCGCCGGCGCTCCGGTCTATATGGCAGCAGTGCTAGAGTATCTGACCGCTGAGATCCTGGAATTGGCTGGCAATGCCGCCCGGGACAACAAGAAGACCCGCATCATCCcccgtcacctccagctggctgtgcGCAACGACGAGGAGCTGAACAAGCTGCTCGGTGGGGTGACCATCGCCCAGGGAGGCGTCCTGCCCAACATCCAGGCCGTGCTGCTGCCCAAGAAGACCGAGAGCAGCAAGACGAGCAAGAGCAAGTGA